A window of Variovorax paradoxus genomic DNA:
GCGCGTAAAAAATTCATAAAGATCGGCGCGGCGACGCCACGTGTTCCGGCCGCACGCCCAGTCCCACGGCCCGCGCCGGCAGCCTGCGCAGCACGGGCCAGCGCGACAGCATTCGAAGCGGCCACGGCACATGACCCGCCACCGCCGTCACCTTGCCGCCGAGCACCGGCATCAGCACGCGGTCCTGCACCATGCGCTGCGCCGCCTGCGTCACGCGCACCGGCCATTCCCTTCGCCGCTGCAGTTGCGGCAACATGTCGTCGATCTGCTTGTCGGTGGCCGTGCCGGCCAGCATCGGGGCCAGCAGGTTGGCCGCGGCCACCGCGTCCTGCACGGCCAGGTTGATGCCGACGCCGCCCACCGGCGACATGGCGTGCGCCGCGTCGCCGATGCACAGCATGCCCTTGCACGACCACGACTCGAGCCTGTCGACCGTCACCTCGAGCAGCTGCACCGCATTCCAGTCGGGCAGCGCCTTGGGCAGCCGGTCGGCGAAGAAGGGCGCGATCTTGGCGATCTCGGCGTGGAAGGCGTCGATGCCCCGCGCCTGCAATGCGGCGTGCCCGCCCTTGGGAATCACGAATGCGCACTGCCAGTAGTCGCCGCGGTTCAGCGTCACGAGGAAGTGTCCGCCGGCGATGTGCCCGGCCGTCGCCTCCGGGTCGCCGCTTTCCTTGGGAATGCGCATCCACAGCACGTCGATCGGCGCGCCGTAGCTGATGTGCGGCAGCGCGGCGGCGTCGCGCAGCGTGGAATGGCGGCCGTCGCACGCGACCACCAGCGAGGCATGCAGTTCCACGTCCTGCGGCTGCCCGGCCCGGCGCCCGCGCCGCACCTTCACGCCGTTGACGCGCCCTTTGTCCTGCAGCAGGCCGATGGCTTCGGCGTCGGTCCACAGCTCGAAGCCCGGATAGCGCCGCGCCTCGTCGCTCATGAAGTCCAGGAACTCCCACTGCGGCATCAGCACCAGGAACTTGCTGTGCGAGGGCAGGTGGGTGAAGTCGGCCACGGGAAAGCTCTGGCCCTCGAAGGTGGCGCGCAGTTGCTCGATGCGATCATGCGGGCGCTGCAGGAACGCATCGAGCAGGCCCAGTTCGTGCAATATCTCGAGGGTCGACGGATGCACGGTGTCCCCGCGAAAGTCGCGCAGGAAGTCCAGGTGCTTCTCCAGCACCACGACCGGCACGCCGGCCCGGGCGAGCAGCAGGCCGAGCACCATGCCGGCGGGGCCGCCGCCCGCGATGCAGCAGCGCACCTGCGTCTGGCTTGCCTGGCGTGGAGGAAGGGAAGCGGTGTCGGTCAATCGGCTGGCTCGCTTGTTGAAGACAGACCCCTATTGTTCCGGCTTGGTCCGGTTCGTGCGTGTAGGTCCGCAGGCATTGAACGGCAGACCTCCGCCACGGGTATCCGGGTTTTCCATTACGCAAAGCCACGCGCCCGGCCCACGCGGTCCGACGGATGCGCCGCGGCGCTCGCACGGGAAAACTCCCCGGGTTCAATCTTGGAGACATTCCCATGCAAAGCATCCGACGCCACCTGGTGTGGCTGGTCGTGGCCGTGGTCGGCGCATTCGCGCTCGGCACCGTGGCCCTGACCCGAGGTGAAAGCGTCAACGCCCTCTGGGTGGTGGCCGCCGCGATCTGCACCTACCTGATCGCCTACCGCTACTACAGCCTCTTCATCGCCGACAAGGTGCTGGGCCTGGACGGCAACCGCAAGACGCCCGCGCACCGCCACAACGACGGCCTGGACTACGTGCCGACCGACAAGAACGTGCTGTTCGGCCACCACTTCGCGGCCATTGCCGGCGCAGGCCCGCTGGTGGGCCCGGTGCTTGCCGCGCAGATGGGCTACCTGCCCGGCCTGCTGTGGGTGCTGGCGGGCGTGGTGTTCGCCGGCGCGGTGCAGGACTTCATCATTCTCTTCATCTCCACGCGGCGCGACGGCCGCTCGCTGGGCGACCTCGTCAAGCAGGAGATGGGCGTGGTGCCCGGCATGATCGCGCTGTTCGGCACCTTCATGATCATGATCATCATCCTGGCGGTGCTGGCGCTCATCGTGGTGAAGGCACTGGCCGAATCGCCGTGGGGCACCTTCACGGTGGCGGCCACGGTGCCGGTGGCGCTCTTCATGGGCGTGTATCTGCGCTACATCCGCCCGGGGCGCATCGGCGAGGTGTCGCTGATCGGCTTCGTGCTGCTGATGCTGGCCATCTTCGGCGGCCAAGCCGTGAGCCAGAGCCCCGAATGGGCGCCGCTCTTCACCTTCGACGGCAAGGCGCTGACCTGGATGCTGGTGGGCTACGGCTTCGTCGCCGCGAGCCTGCCGGTGTGGCTGCTGCTGGCGCCGCGCGACTACCTGTCGACCTTCCTGAAGATCGGCACCATCATCGCGCTGGCCATCGGCATCGTGTTCGTGATGCCCACGCTGCAGATGCCGGCGGTCACGCAGTTCGCTCAGGGCAACGGCCCGGTGTGGTCGGGCAGCCTGTTCCCGTTCCTGTTCATCACCATCGCCTGCGGCGCCGTCTCGGGCTTTCACGCGCTCATCTCGTCGGGCACCACGCCCAAGATGCTCGACAACGAGCGCCATGCGCGCTTCATCGGCTACGGCGGCATGCTGGCCGAGTCCTTCGTGGCGGTGATGGCGCTGGTGGCTGCCTCGTGCATCGAGCCGGGCATCTACTTCGCGATGAACAGCCCGGCCGCGCTGGTGGGCAGCACCGCGCAGCAGGCGGCGCAGACCATCTCGAGCTGGGGCTTCGTGATCACGCCCGAGATGCTGATGCAGACCGCCAAGGACGTGGGCGAGACCACCATTCTTGGCCGCACCGGCGGCGCGCCGACGCTGGCGGTGGGCATGGCCCACATCCTGCACCAGGTGATCGGCGGGCAGGCCATGATGGCCTTCTGGTATCACTTCGCGATCCTGTTCGAGGCGCTGTTCATCCTCACGGCGGTAGACGCCGGCACGCGCGCCGGCCGCTTCATGCTGCAGGACCTGCTGGGCAGCTTCGTGCCCGCGCTCAAGCGCACCGATTCGCTGCCGGCCAATCTCGTGGCCACGGCATTGTGCGTGGCGGCCTGGGGCTACTTCCTGTACCAGGGCGTGGTCGATCCGCTGGGCGGCATCAACACGCTGTGGCCGCTGTTCGGCATTTCCAACCAGATGCTGGCCGCCGTGGCGCTGATGCTGGGCGTGGTGGTGCTGTTTCGCATGAAGCGCGAACGCTACGCCTGGGTGGCCGCCGCGCCGGCCGCGTGGCTGTTGGCCTGCACGCTCACCGCGGGCTGGCAGAAGATCTTCTCGGCCGACCCGAAGATCGGTTTCCTGTCGCACGCGGCCAAGTACACCGAGGGCATTGCCAACGGCGTGCTGGTGGCACCGGCCAAGACGCCCGAGGCCATGTCGCGCATCGTGTTCAACGACCGGCTGGATGCGGCACTGTGCGCGCTCTTCATCTTCGTGGTGCTGAGCGTGCTGGTCTACAGCATCAAGGCCTGCCTGGCGGCGCGCGCGGCCAACCGGCCGACCACGCAAGAGACGCCGTTCGAGCCGCTGGCCGCATCGGCCGCGCGCTGAAGCCATGGGCCTCGCATTGCCGGAAGCCGGGCGCTACTTTGCGCGCTCGCTCAAGCAGTCGCTGCGGCTCATGGTCGGCATGCCCGACTACGACGCCTACCTGACCCACATGGCGGCCACGCACCCGGACCAGCCGCCCATGAGCTACGAGACCTTCTTTCGCGAACGGCTGGAGGCGCGCTACGGCGCCGGCAAGGGCCGTTGCTGCTAAGCCACCGGCCCGGCTGTCCGTTCTCCCTGTTCGCTTGACCCGCGCGGAATGCGGGTGATAGCCTGCCCTCGCCTCGCGAGGAGCAGGCTTTTCTTCGTCGAACATCAGCGAACAACAGAACGGAACTCATGATTTCTTCCAAGCGCTCGTCCTCCAAGTTCACCAGGAACCCGGCGCCGCTGCGTGCCCTCTGCCACGGCGTGGTGCTCGCATGCGCGCTGCTGGCCGGCGGCAATGCCCTGGCCCAGAAGCCGCACCAGGGCGCACTCGACGCGGCCACGCAGTACAAGGACGAGGCGCTCAAGATGCTCGAGCGCATGGTCAACATCGACTCGGGCTCGGCCAACACCGAAGGGCTCGACAAGGTGCGCGAGATGGCGGTCGGCGAACTGCGCAAGCTCGGCGCGCGCATCGAGACCTTTCCCGCCGACCCGCACCCCGGCACCAACGTGGTGGCCACGTTCACCGGCCAGGGCAAGAAGAAGATCCTGATCCTCGCCCACATGGACACCGTGTTCAAGGACGGCACGGCCGCCGCCAAGCCCTTCTACATCCAGGACGGCCGCGCCTACGGCCCCGGCGTGATGGACGACAAGGGCGGCGTGGTCGCCGGTCTCTATGCGCTGAAGATCCTGCAGCAGATCGGTTTCAAGGACTATGGGCAGATCACCTTCCTGCTCGACACCAACGAGGAAACGGGCTCCGTCGGCACCAGCGCGCTGATCGAGCGCATCGCCAAGGAGCACGACGTGGCGCTGAACCTGGAGCCGGGCCGCCCGGCCGACGGCCTCGTGGTCGAGCGCAAGGGCTCTGCCACCGCGCTGGTCGAGGTCAAGGGCGTGGCCGCGCACGCCGGCGTGGCGCCCGAGGCCGGCCGCAATGCCGCGATGGAAGTCGCGCACCAGGTGCTGCAGCTGTCGAAGACGGCCGACCCGGTGAAGAAGACCACGGTCAACTTCACCGTGCTCACGGCCAACGGACCGACCAACGTGATCCCCGCCACCGCGAGCGCCAAGGGCGACGTGCGCGCAGCCACGCCGGAAGAGTTCGACCGTGTCGAGAAAGACCTTGTGCGCATCGCGCAGAACAAGCTGATTCCCGAGACCGAGGTGCGCGTGCGCCTCGTGCGCGGCCTGCCGCCGATGCCGCGCCTGCCCGCATCCGAGAAGCTGGTGAAGATGGCTGAGGGCATCTACGCCGAGATCGGCAAGAAGCTCACCATCGAGAGCAGCGGCGGTGCGGCCGACGCCAGCCTGGTGGCGGGCGTCGGCGTGCCGGTGCTCGACGGCTTCGGCATCGTGGGCGGGGGCATCCACACGCCGGAGGAGTACGCCGAGGTCGAGAGCGTGGTGCCGCGCCTCTACCTGCTGTCGCGCATGCTGATGGACCTGAGCGCGAACAACTGATCTGCTTCGCTAGCCGCGGGGCGCGCGTGCCGGTGACGGCGCCTTGCGCTCCAGCAGCTGCGTCATCTTGAGGGCCGCCGGCGCCAGCGGCCTGCTCTTCAAGGCCAGCCGGTAGAGCGGACGCGACAGCACGGATGCGCCCGCCAGCTTCAGCTCGCGCAGCGTGCCCAGCGCCAGCATGTCGGCCACCACCACGCGCGGCAGCATCGAGATGCCGACGCCGCTGGCCACGGTGCGCGCGATGGCCTCGTTGCTCGCCATCTCCATCCAGGGCAGGGCGGCGATGCCGTTGGCCGCGCACAGCGCCTCGGTCGCCTGCCGCGTGCCCGAGCCCGGTTCGCGCAGGATCCAGTTCTGCCGTCCCAGCGCCTCGGCCGTCACCGCGCGGCGCGGCAGTTCGGAGCCCGTGGCCACCACGACGGTCAGCGGATCGGCCTTCCATTCGCTGACCTCGATGCGCTCCTCGTCCACGCGGCCTTCCACCAGCGCCATGTCGATGCGGCATTCGAGCAGCTGCTCGCACACCCATTGCGTGTTGCCCACCGTCACGCGCGGCACCACCGCCGGGTAGGCCGCGCAGAAGGCCGCCACGTAAGGCGGCAGCCAGTAGCTCGCGACCGTGGTGCTGGCGCCGATGGTCAGACTGCCGCGCTGCACGCCGACACGCGCGCGCACGTCGTCGAGCGCGGCGCGTTCCATCGCGAAGATGCCGCGCGCATGCGTGAGCAGCGATGCACCCGCCTCGGTCAGCCGAAAGCCCTTGCCCGTGCCGCGTTCGATCAGCGTCAGGTCGAGCTGGTGTTCCAGCTCCCGGATGCCCTTGGACACCGCCGGCTGGCTGATCCACAGACCCTCGGCCGCGCGGGAAAAGCTGCCCGACTCCGCCACGGCGACGAAGAGGCGCAGCAGGTGCAAATTCATTGCCATAACCAAAATTCATGCATTGGTGAAGTTTATGTCTTTGACTCATGTGGCGCCAGTTTCTAACCTCGGGGCCATGTACTCCCTCGTTGCTTCGTTGCCCGGCTTCTCCTTCGTTCGCACGCGCGGCCCCGGCCTGTTGCTGGCCGCCTTGCTGGCTGCCGCGGCGGCGCTGATGTCGCAGTGGGGCTTGATGGTGCAGCTGGGCCTGAGTGCGCTCACGCTGGCCATCGCGCTGGGCATGCTCGCGGGGAACACGGTGTTTCCTTCGGTGGCCGACTCGGCCGGGGCGGGTGTGGACTTCGCGCGCAGCACGCTGCTGCGCGCGGGCATCGTGCTCTACGGTTTTCGCATTTCGCTGCACGACATCGGCGCGGTCGGCTGGCCGGGCCTGCTGATCGGCGCGGCGATGGTGGCGCTGACCTTCAGCGTCGCCGTGTACGTCGGCACGCGCTGGCTGGGGCTCGACCGGCAGACCGCCGCGCTCATCGGCGCGGGCAGCGCCATCTGCGGCGCCGCCGCCGTCATGGCGACGCAGCCTGTGGTGCGCGGCGAAGAGCACAAGGTGTCAATCGCTGTGGCCACGGTGGTGGTGTTCGGCACGCTGTCGATGGTGCTGTACCCGCTGGTCTTTCCATACCTGGGGCTGTCGGAGCACGCCTTCGGCCTGTTCGCGGGCTCGACCATTCACGAGGTGGCGCAGGTCGTTGCCGTGGGCGACGCCATCGGGCCGGCCGCGGCCAACGCCGCCGTGGTCGAGAAGATGCTGCGTGTGATGATGCTGGCCCCCTTCCTCATGGTGCTGTCGTTCCAGGCCGCTGCCGCGGCAAAGGGCGCGACCAGCTTCAAGGCCTGCTGCCGGCAGGTGCGCGTGCCATGGTTCGCGGTGCTGTTCATCGTGATGAGCGCAGTGCATTCGCTCGACCTGCTGCCGCAATCGCTGGTGGCAGGGCTGGTTCAGCTCGACACGCTGCTGCTCGCCACCGCGATGGCCGCGATGGGCCTGCGCACCAGCGCGGCCAGCCTGCGCCGCGCCGGCGTGCAACCGCTGAAGCTGGGCGCGCTGCTGTTCGTGTTCCTGATCGTCGGCGGCTACTTCGTGAACGCAGCGGTGCTCGCGATCTTCTGAAGCCGCCAGGCAGAAGAAGGCTCAGGCGAAGGCTGAGGCCGCCTGAGCCAATTCCAGCTTTTCCCATCGGCGCCGCGGAGAGACGATGCATGCCATCTCATTCGCGGAGCTTGCCGATGTCATCCGAACTCAACCAGATCGCCAGCTGGTCCCTGCGCTGGCGCATTGCCCTGTCGGGCACGCTGTGCGTCGTGGCCGCGCTGTGCGCCGCGCAGCCGAACGACGCGAGCGCGCAGCTGCACGCGGAGCAGCGCTTCCAGCTGGCCCTCGAAGCCCAGTCGGATCGCGACTACGGCACCATGGTCGACATGCTGCGGCAGGCGGCGAACGAAGGCCATGCACAGGCGCAGGAGATGCTGGGCATGGTGCTGCTGACCGGCCCGACGCTCTATGGCTCCGGCGTGAAGGCCGACCGCTGCGAGGCGCGCACCTGGATGCACCGCGCGGCGGCGCAGGGCAGCGAGAGCGCGCGGGCGCAGCTCGTCTTCCTGAACCGGCTGCGCAGCTCGCCTGAAG
This region includes:
- a CDS encoding FAD-dependent oxidoreductase; this encodes MTDTASLPPRQASQTQVRCCIAGGGPAGMVLGLLLARAGVPVVVLEKHLDFLRDFRGDTVHPSTLEILHELGLLDAFLQRPHDRIEQLRATFEGQSFPVADFTHLPSHSKFLVLMPQWEFLDFMSDEARRYPGFELWTDAEAIGLLQDKGRVNGVKVRRGRRAGQPQDVELHASLVVACDGRHSTLRDAAALPHISYGAPIDVLWMRIPKESGDPEATAGHIAGGHFLVTLNRGDYWQCAFVIPKGGHAALQARGIDAFHAEIAKIAPFFADRLPKALPDWNAVQLLEVTVDRLESWSCKGMLCIGDAAHAMSPVGGVGINLAVQDAVAAANLLAPMLAGTATDKQIDDMLPQLQRRREWPVRVTQAAQRMVQDRVLMPVLGGKVTAVAGHVPWPLRMLSRWPVLRRLPARAVGLGVRPEHVASPRRSL
- a CDS encoding carbon starvation CstA family protein, whose product is MQSIRRHLVWLVVAVVGAFALGTVALTRGESVNALWVVAAAICTYLIAYRYYSLFIADKVLGLDGNRKTPAHRHNDGLDYVPTDKNVLFGHHFAAIAGAGPLVGPVLAAQMGYLPGLLWVLAGVVFAGAVQDFIILFISTRRDGRSLGDLVKQEMGVVPGMIALFGTFMIMIIILAVLALIVVKALAESPWGTFTVAATVPVALFMGVYLRYIRPGRIGEVSLIGFVLLMLAIFGGQAVSQSPEWAPLFTFDGKALTWMLVGYGFVAASLPVWLLLAPRDYLSTFLKIGTIIALAIGIVFVMPTLQMPAVTQFAQGNGPVWSGSLFPFLFITIACGAVSGFHALISSGTTPKMLDNERHARFIGYGGMLAESFVAVMALVAASCIEPGIYFAMNSPAALVGSTAQQAAQTISSWGFVITPEMLMQTAKDVGETTILGRTGGAPTLAVGMAHILHQVIGGQAMMAFWYHFAILFEALFILTAVDAGTRAGRFMLQDLLGSFVPALKRTDSLPANLVATALCVAAWGYFLYQGVVDPLGGINTLWPLFGISNQMLAAVALMLGVVVLFRMKRERYAWVAAAPAAWLLACTLTAGWQKIFSADPKIGFLSHAAKYTEGIANGVLVAPAKTPEAMSRIVFNDRLDAALCALFIFVVLSVLVYSIKACLAARAANRPTTQETPFEPLAASAAR
- a CDS encoding YbdD/YjiX family protein — protein: MGLALPEAGRYFARSLKQSLRLMVGMPDYDAYLTHMAATHPDQPPMSYETFFRERLEARYGAGKGRCC
- a CDS encoding M20/M25/M40 family metallo-hydrolase, whose translation is MISSKRSSSKFTRNPAPLRALCHGVVLACALLAGGNALAQKPHQGALDAATQYKDEALKMLERMVNIDSGSANTEGLDKVREMAVGELRKLGARIETFPADPHPGTNVVATFTGQGKKKILILAHMDTVFKDGTAAAKPFYIQDGRAYGPGVMDDKGGVVAGLYALKILQQIGFKDYGQITFLLDTNEETGSVGTSALIERIAKEHDVALNLEPGRPADGLVVERKGSATALVEVKGVAAHAGVAPEAGRNAAMEVAHQVLQLSKTADPVKKTTVNFTVLTANGPTNVIPATASAKGDVRAATPEEFDRVEKDLVRIAQNKLIPETEVRVRLVRGLPPMPRLPASEKLVKMAEGIYAEIGKKLTIESSGGAADASLVAGVGVPVLDGFGIVGGGIHTPEEYAEVESVVPRLYLLSRMLMDLSANN
- a CDS encoding LysR substrate-binding domain-containing protein — protein: MAMNLHLLRLFVAVAESGSFSRAAEGLWISQPAVSKGIRELEHQLDLTLIERGTGKGFRLTEAGASLLTHARGIFAMERAALDDVRARVGVQRGSLTIGASTTVASYWLPPYVAAFCAAYPAVVPRVTVGNTQWVCEQLLECRIDMALVEGRVDEERIEVSEWKADPLTVVVATGSELPRRAVTAEALGRQNWILREPGSGTRQATEALCAANGIAALPWMEMASNEAIARTVASGVGISMLPRVVVADMLALGTLRELKLAGASVLSRPLYRLALKSRPLAPAALKMTQLLERKAPSPARAPRG
- a CDS encoding YeiH family protein → MYSLVASLPGFSFVRTRGPGLLLAALLAAAAALMSQWGLMVQLGLSALTLAIALGMLAGNTVFPSVADSAGAGVDFARSTLLRAGIVLYGFRISLHDIGAVGWPGLLIGAAMVALTFSVAVYVGTRWLGLDRQTAALIGAGSAICGAAAVMATQPVVRGEEHKVSIAVATVVVFGTLSMVLYPLVFPYLGLSEHAFGLFAGSTIHEVAQVVAVGDAIGPAAANAAVVEKMLRVMMLAPFLMVLSFQAAAAAKGATSFKACCRQVRVPWFAVLFIVMSAVHSLDLLPQSLVAGLVQLDTLLLATAMAAMGLRTSAASLRRAGVQPLKLGALLFVFLIVGGYFVNAAVLAIF
- a CDS encoding sel1 repeat family protein — its product is MSSELNQIASWSLRWRIALSGTLCVVAALCAAQPNDASAQLHAEQRFQLALEAQSDRDYGTMVDMLRQAANEGHAQAQEMLGMVLLTGPTLYGSGVKADRCEARTWMHRAAAQGSESARAQLVFLNRLRSSPEGRSVCG